The genomic interval gagtgtaactttatttggagggtggtgcctggtttaagaaaaaacacccttggaaaaaataagtttttggttatcagagagaaaggatcataaaatccctaagacctttttatgtgaagcacctgattttgataaaggtcaggactgctgacccccacgtgactctgtattcttccctatatgtaacaaaaggtatataagcaaacccaaaaataaagcaaTCGGATCAGTTTTCggaaagactgatacccccatgttgttctttcttgctcctcgtttttctggctgaattcccatctggagcatggatgctattccacataatccaagttattcagcctctttttctccactaatcttcccactacactatccgtttctaatctctctatatatctgtaattaaatatgcatttttccaaggatgccgactccgtccccaccttcgaatcaccctggatccaccggggctggaccctggcagggaGGAACTATGAATTACGGTAAGCCACAGTAAGTTCCTGTGTGCCAACATTCAGGGCATCACCATGCCCGCCATCCGGCGCCAGGCCCGCAGGGGTGGTTAAGGCATCTTTTATCTCGGCTACAGAGAGACCTGCGGGGTGCTGAAATCTTATTAGAAAAAGTGAACATGACCCCAAAACCTATACCCAACATGCTGAGGGCAAGAGGGTCACCGCTGTGGACGTTATTCTCTCAGGGGTCAGGGAAGCACCCTCTGGCTTTGGTGGCTGATATCATTGCGACTTGTATTGCCATTCTCACTTGTAAAAGTTCGTCTCAGGGGTATCTATCTTTTAAGGAGTTAGAAAGCAATTCAGATCACGTTGTGTAGCTGTAAGATATGTTCCTTAGATCCTGCATTCGGACCTGCAGTATGATATAAAGAGAAGGGATATGCAAAGAATAGATTTGTAGTTCCCGTGTATGCAAAAATGGCCCCCATTCAGTGCTTGCAGGCTCCCAGTCACATCAGTAGAACGTACGAAACTGCAAGTATTTGATTCTGGGGCTTCCTGAGAAGCtactactaaaagaaaaaatgtgttaGGAAGTCAGTAAATCAGTTTCGTGATTTCCTGGGGTTCTCCACCGTTCGAACTGTTGCCCTCGAGGTTTTTAGGTATTGTAGCTATCCAGTATAAACCTAAGCGGAGGCATCAGATGAACCTAGTTTCTATAATAGAAATTCTCGCAAAACTGCAACTTTCTTAACACCCAGGTATTTTATTTCCGTTAAACCACGTTTTAAAAAATGCCACTCAAGGGATAGCACCCCCCTCCCACTGAACTGAGAGGAAAGGCGCACCGGCTCTTTTCTGGAGAATGTTTGAGTGGCTCTGAAAAGAGCCTTTGGGTTTCACACGGCCTATAATGACGTTTACTTGGAGCTGGTGTATTTGGTGACCGCCTTGGTGCCCTCAGCCACAGCGTGCTGAGGTGTTACCATGACAACACAAAAgaaaccttttaattttgtatgctgctgctgctgctgctgctaagtcgcttcagtcgtgtccgactctgtgcgaccccatagatggcagcccaccaggctctgctgtccctgggattctccaggcaagaacatggtggaaaaaaaaaagaaaagtctgccACTTGGAGTCTATTTCCTCCGCTTGGGGACCCCTAGCCTTCCAGTTACCCTCTGTGTAGCTTATTGGTTATACTGCCAAGAACCAATTCTATGTTAGAACTGTCTCTTTGACTTGCTTCTCCTtgttataatcatacataatgagCTGCCTCAGAGGATCCTGGCCCTCGGCCTGTTAAATTGCCTTTGTTCACGTCACAGATAATCTAAACCGCCCGCCTGTGGATGGCTACGAGAAGTTATTAACACATGCCTTCCCTGATGCTGGCCATTCCCGGAGATGGCCCTTTTTACTTCCTTATTGCCTCTCCCGCTTCTGCTTTTTGACTTTTCCAGATACCGAGATGGTTATtaagacattagtctgccatcatCTCGGTTTAGGCGGCTTTCTGAATAGTATCTCTTACCTAAAGTTTGTTTCTGAGGCTCATTGGCCTAGAGTGCGGCGAGCAGCGAGTTTGGAGCCGGCAATGAACAAGACACAGATGCCAGATAGCTTAATTGGAAGACCTTAACTGTAAGATCACAGAAAAACCCAGAAATGATTGTAATGCTCACTTACACTGCAACGAGTTATCGCCAGATACTTTTGCAAAGTGAAACTTAAACCTTtcgtcaagaaaaaaaaaaaaaaatcaccgtattgtaaaaacaaaacaacctctCAAACAGGAAACATCTAAAATCACTTATAAATTGAACACTTCAAAACCAGTTATCAGTGGACAGGCCCTTTTATAGAAAAGGTAGGTGGCTCTGAAAAGAGCCTTTGGGTGAGAAGAAATCTGACTACTCTGCAGGCAGTCCCTCACTTGGAGCTGGTGTACTTGGTGACCGCCTTGGTGCCCTCGGACACGGCATGCTTAGCCAGCTCCCCAGGCAGCAGAAGACGCACGGCCGTCTGGATCTCCCTGGATGTGATGGTCGAGCGCTTGTTGTAATGAGCCAGGCGCGACGCCTCGCCCGCGATGCGCTCGAAGATGTCGTTGACGAAGGAATTCATGATGCCCATGGCCTTAGACGAGATGCCGGTGTCCGGGTGGACCTGCTTCAGCACCTTGTACACGTACACGGAGTAGCTCTCCTTGCGGCTGCGCTTGCGCTTCTTGCCGTCCTTCTTCTGCGCCTTGGTCACCGCCTTCTTCGAACCCTTCTTCGGGGCAGGAGCGGACTTCGCTGGCTCAGGCATGGTGAAGTACTGCAGTCACAGAACCACGATAGAAGGGAGAGCCGAAAGGCACCCTTTTAAGGACAAGGGTTTATGCAAATGAAGCGCAGTAGAGGTTTCTGGTGATTGGTGCGCCTTCTGCGTGACATCACAGCTCAGCTTCGCCCAATCAAGGTAGGCATTCTGCACAGTCGCATTTCCATTGGTCTAAACAAAAGTAAAACGGTAGCCAATCGTACAGCTTTCTTTTCGCGCCCAGCGTGGGTTATAAACTTTCCGTTTCTGTATTCGCTTGTCATTCTCGAGGGTGACCGTTGATCCTGAGTTATGTCTGGACGTGGCAAACAAGGCGGCAAAGCTCGCGCCAAGGCCAAGACCCGCTCTTCGCGGGCAGGCCTCCAGTTTCCGGTGGGCCGAGTGCACCGCCTTCTCCGCAAGGGTAACTACGCCGAGCGGGTCGGGGCCGGGGCCCCGGTGTACCTGGCGGCGGTGCTGGAGTACCTGACGGCCGAGATTCTGGAGCTGGCCGGTAACGCGGCCCGGGACAACAAGAAGACGCGCATCATCCCGCGTCACCTGCAGCTGGCCATCCGCAACGACGAGGAGCTCAACAAGCTGCTGGGCAAAGTCACTATCGCTCAGGGTGGTGTCCTGCCCAACATCCAGGCGGTGCTGCTGCCCAAGAAGACTGAGAGCCACCACAAGGCTAAGTAAAGAACGAAGATTGAAAACTACCAAATAAACGGCTCTTTTCAGAGCCACTTCTATCATCATAGAAGAGAGTAACACAATTTATTGCACTTGAAACTAATGTTTATTACAGCACTGAAACTTGCAACTTCATTCTCCGGTCGTGAAGGGCATGTTCTGGTCTGTATTTCAGAATTGGTATTTCCGGGCAGTTGTGAACAAGAGAACATTTGTATTAGGCTAAGTTTCAAacttaaatgttaaattttggtTGCCTTTAACTAGGGGTCCGTATGAGAAACTTTTAAGTATGTGGTGTGAATTTTCATTCCCTAAGTCGCATGTTAGAGAGGGCCCTTCAGTGGTTTTATGTGAAAGATGCAGAAACCATCGAAGTGTCTAGGAAGATAGCCTTGCAAAAGTATTGATATCGTTACCTGGGCTAGAAAAGTACAAGCTGGGTTGTAACAACGATGGTGATGCATCCTATTGGTTCCAAGAACACTAATGATGAGAACttaattttaaactgaaaaaaaaaaacaaaagttttcagAATAATAAATACAAGATTTTGGTAGTCAGGCCTGAGGTCCTCTAATTCCAGAATATGAGACATGTTTGGAACATTTATGCCATTGAGCATTTTGGCCTTCTCAAAGATTGCAGACACAAAGACTTCTCTTCTATTAAATGTTAACGTACTTGTTTTCAACAAATGCCACACACTTAAGAAGTACCATACGTTGATATAGTAATGAGATACTGCTTGTTCTAAAGAAAATCgaatgaagagaaacaaaaggaaataaagtacAATGTAGCAAGAGAAGTAAGCACAGAATACAAAAGGAGCATAGACAAGACTGAGAAGGGACATTTGGTCTGAGGATTAAAGGAAAttgggaaatagaggaaaaacatgGGGATTTCAGCAGGAAACTAGTGTCACCAGACTCGTGGCTTGTATGTGCAGGCAAATGACAAAAAGTTCGCTAttggaaaataaagcagagaggTCACAAGAGAGAAGTCAGAGGGATGGATCTCTAGGTCGTTCCTTTGGTTCTAAATCCTCTATATATCttatatgttagtcactcagtcgtgtccgactctgccaccccatgaactgtaggccgACTTCCAAATCTTTATGTCCATCCCAGACTTAATTCAAGTTCAGACATGCATATTCATCTACTTTCTGATagtctttattatttgttttactttcttataCTCttatagtggagaaggcaatggcaacccactccagtacccttgcctggaaaatcccatgaacggaggagcctggtaggctgcagtccatggggtcgcgaagagtcgggcatgactgagcgacttcagtttcatgtactgaagaaggaaatggcaaccgactcgtgttcttgcccggagaatcccagggacgggggagcctggtgggctgccgtctgtgggtcgcacagagtcagacacgactgaagcgacttagcagcagcagcagcatactcataGATCTCTgggaaattaaaaatgtatatcccAGACTTATCATCATCGTCCTTACTCCCCCAGTGATTCTTATAGGCATCACCATCTACCAACATTAGCATGAACGAAAATGGTCTGGTGTATTCGTTGTCAGCCAttacgggctacagttcatggggtcgcatagtcaGCAACGACTGaatacacacgcacgcacacactatGGGATGATGAAACTAAATTCCGGAAAAGCTTAGGTGGAAGGAAAACAAATGGTGGTTCGAGACCTGGAATATGTGTCCACGTAACTAGAAATATCCACATAACTAGGGCTACTACCTTTCCCTGAAAATAATCTTCAAGTaatgaaaactgagaaatcaCATCGGTATAATAACTGCATATATTCAAGTGAGGGTGCCCTACCCAGCCAGCAGGAAGGGCATCTGTCCTGGGCCCCTCTTGACTTGGTATTCTGTTCCCGAACCCAGACGTCCTGGTTTAGTTGATTAAAAACCTACACTGACTAAAAATTGGTCTTACACGTGCCCGcggttgtggggagggagagttAACCACTTTGAACCAAACGTCTCCCTTTCCATACAAAGGCGGATTCCTGGTAAGGAAAACTCTCAATACTTATCTCAAGGTGCAGAATGGATTCACCCCAAATTCCACGTGGTGATTATAGGCCCTACGTTTCACAACGCCAGCCAGAAACACGACTACCATATCAGCGAGCAAAATTAGGATGTTGTAAAAGCGTAACACTTTCTGCCACAAAGAAAACTAGGAGTAAATAGCAAGATAACAGTCCCTTTTCATTGTGTATGTGGGCGGCTCTGAAAAGAGCCTTTGGGGTTGAGGAGACACGTCCAGGCTCACGCCCTCTCCCCACGGATGCGGCGGGCAAGCTGGATGTCCTTGGGCATGATGGTGACGCGCTTGGCGTGGATGGCACACAGGTTGGTGTCCTCGAAGAGCCCCACCAGATAGGCCTCGCACGCCTCCTGCAGCGCCATCACCGCCGAGCTCTGGAAGCGCAAGTCGGTCTTGAAGTCTTGCGCGATCTCGCGCACCAGCCGCTGGAACGGTAGCTTGCGGATCAGCAGCTCCGTGGACTTCTGGTAACGGCGGATCTCGCGCAGAGCTACCGTGCCGGGCCGGTAGCGGTGCGGCTTCTTCACGCCGCCGGTGGCCGGCGCGCTCTTGCGGGCCGCCTTGGTGGCGAGCTGCTTGCGCGGCGCCTTGCCGCCGGTAGACTTCCGAGCAGTCTGCTTAGTTCGAGCCATAGCGTCAGCAACCTTAAGGAATCTCACCTAGCCACATATTTATAGAGCGTGTCAGAAGCTGATTGGACAAAAGGCGACCAAGTTTGTCCAATCGGTAACCGGACTGACTCAAGTCAGTGCTccttcactcagtcgtgtccgactctgcgaccccatggactgcctcacgccaggcttccctatccagcaccaactcccggaacctgctcaaacttgtgtccatctagtcggtgatgccgaCTCGAATTTTTCGATTGTTGCCCAAAGGCCTTGacctcaatatttttttttcaatttttcctgTACAATTGTTTGCTATATAATAGcacttttcagaaaaaataaatacacactaCATGAGAAATatagactacagtccctggggtcgcgaagagtctgacacgactgagcgacttcactttcacttttcactttcatgcattagagaaggaagtggcaacccactccagtattcttgcctggagaatcccagggattggtgggctgccatctatggggtgacacagagtcggacacgactgacatgactcagcagcagcaacaactatattagaataaaataaaaaaacggGAGAAGTTCTTTTAGATAATATTTCAACCCAGTATacctaaaattttcatttcaacatgtaatcaatataattGTTAgatatttcacattctttttaaattttgcactAACCATTCAAAATACAGTGTACACATATAACATGTCCAccactttctttttcaggttaGCCACATGTCCATTGCCCAGGGCCACTGGTTTTTACCATATTAAGACAATGAATGCAGCTCTATACCATCACCCCTTAACTTTCCTCTAAACACAAATTTTAAGAGCTTAAATTGTTTTTCAGTCAAAACAATTTGATTTGGGTGTGAGGAATTCAAGTTATTACTTCATAAAGAAACACATCCTTGCCTGAACTTCTTTTCGAACAATTCCCTTGCAACAtaattgatttttctattttaggaatgtaattcctttgtttttaaagaatctaaATCCCCACCAATAATGTATATTTACCACACATCCCATGAGTTTGCATCTATAATAGTTCCTTGCATGCATGTGTGATActcggtcactaagttgtgtctgactctttatgaccccccatgcactgtagtctgccaagcacctctgtccatggaagtctccaggcatactggagcagattgccatttccttctccaggggatcttccccagccggggatcgaacccttcgtctcctgcattagcaggtggattcttccccactgagccacctgggaagccactggcAGAAACTTGGGATAAGCTCCTTGCCTGACATCTGAATTTTTCTGGTCATCTCCTTCCCCTCAGAGCCTAGAAGTTACCtggcaagttgtttttttttctacttcaaaGTAAGTGGAAAACTATCTAATTCCATCAGTACATCAAGATCTTTAACACAATAAaaagaccaagaagatggcattTTAACAGTAGAATTTAGCATTTTCATCCTAA from Budorcas taxicolor isolate Tak-1 chromosome 11, Takin1.1, whole genome shotgun sequence carries:
- the LOC128055181 gene encoding histone H2B type 1-M-like is translated as MSGRGKQGGKARAKAKTRSSRAGLQFPVGRVHRLLRKGNYAERVGAGAPVYLAAVLEYLTAEILELAGNAARDNKKTRIIPRHLQLAIRNDEELNKLLGKVTIAQGGVLPNIQAVLLPKKTETKSAPAPKKGSKKAVTKAQKKDGKKRKRSRKESYSVYVYKVLKQVHPDTGISSKAMGIMNSFVNDIFERIAGEASRLAHYNKRSTITSREIQTAVRLLLPGELAKHAVSEGTKAVTKYTSSK
- the LOC128055179 gene encoding histone H2B type 1-M-like, whose translation is MSGRGKQGGKARAKAKTRSSRAGLQFPVGRVHRLLRKGNYAERVGAGAPVYLAAVLEYLTAEILELAGNAARDNKKTRIIPRHLQLAIRNDEELNKLLGKVTIAQGGVLPNIQAVLLPKKTETKSAPAPKKGSKKAVTKAQKKDGKKRKRSRKESYSVYVYKVLKQVHPDTGISSKAMGIMNSFVNDIFERIAGEASRLAHYNKRSTITSREIQTAVRLLLPGELAKHAVSEGTKAVTKYTSSK
- the LOC128055212 gene encoding histone H3.1; translated protein: MARTKQTARKSTGGKAPRKQLATKAARKSAPATGGVKKPHRYRPGTVALREIRRYQKSTELLIRKLPFQRLVREIAQDFKTDLRFQSSAVMALQEACEAYLVGLFEDTNLCAIHAKRVTIMPKDIQLARRIRGERA